DNA sequence from the Candidatus Kaistella beijingensis genome:
AGTGGTCATTATTTATACTTTTTTTTGACGAACATTTGACGAACATTTGCTCTACAAATATAAAGAAAAGTAAATTAGGATAAGAAATTTTATTTTGTAAAGTATTGATAATCAGTTAAAAATAAAATATTATAAAATAATATAAAGTATAATAAAAAATAAATTAAATGACTCATAATCAGCAAGTCCTTGGTTCGAGCCCAAGCTGGGCCACTAATCCGTAACAGTGTTGCGGATTTTTTATTTCTAGGCTTTTTCCTGACATAGCTCCACCAAAACGCCGTTCGTTGATTTTGGGTGAAGAAAAACCACCAATTTATTATCGGCTCCGTCTTTTGGTTGTTCTGAAATAAAAACGAACCCTTTACTTTTCAATCTTTCGATCTCGGCATAAATGTTTTCTACACCAAAAGCGATGTGATGTATTCCCTCACCTTTTTTGTCGATGAATTTTGCGATGGGACTTTCGGGATTTGTCGCTTCCAACAGTTCAATTTTACTGTGGCCAACTTGGTAGAATGACGTGGTCACTCCTTCCCTTTCCACCGATTCTTGCTTGTAGTTTGGTTTTCCTAAAAGTCTTTCAAATAAACTGTCAGAATTTTTCAAAGATTTCACCGCAATTCCCAAATGTTCTATTTTCATAAATGATGATTGGTTAATGATTTTTTAAAGCAGTCAAAATCTTCAGACTTCCTGCTTCAGACTTCCTGCTTCTTTCAAACAAAAGTACTAAATTTGCGGCATGAACGAAAGCAACAGACAAAGAAAAGTCGCACAAATTATACAGGAAGATTTCGCGGAACTTTTTCGCAAACAAGCCGCTGAAAGTAAACAGAGCTTTTTGGTAACCGTTTCGGATGTGAAAGTTACTGCGGATTTAAGCATTGCCAAAATTTATTTAAGCATTTTTCCACAGGAATTCCGCCAACAAATCATGAAGGAAATTGAGGCCAACAAATCTCATTACCGCAATTTCATTGGCCAGAAAATGGGGAAACAAGTCCGCATAATTCCAGAATTGAATTTCTATCTTGATACTTCCTTGGACGATGTTGAGAGAATAGAAAAGGAATTGAAAGGCGAAGGCGACAACCCAGTTCTATAATTCCACAAATTTGTATTTCTTGAAAAACACTGCTTTTTACATTGCGACCCGCTATCTTTTGGCAAAAAAAGGTAGCACGGCGGTTACGTTTATCACGTGGCTCGCTGCTTTGGCGATGATGGTTGCTGTGACGGCGATGTTTATCATTATTTCAGTGTTTTCGGGATTGGAGGATTTGAATCAAGATTTAATCGCCAATCTACACTCTGATTTAACCATAAAAAGTAAGCAGGGGAAAACTCTTCCCGACATCGATAAAGCAGTAAAGATTTTAGGTTCCAATCCGCAAATCGACCATTTTTCTAAAGTTATTGAGGAGAAAGTTTATGTAAAATACATGGAGAACGGCGACATCGCGAATTTGCGCAGTGTTGATTCGGCTTATATTTTCGTAAACCCTATCGATAAAAGTATTTTTTACGGTGCTTACCCAAGCTTTAAGTACTCAAACGAGATTTTAATTGAAAATAAACTAGACAATCGCCTCTCAATTCCCGTCGGAACAGAAACGCAAACTTCCGCCACATTGATGATGCCCAAACCGGGAACCGGGCTTATTAGCAAGGAGGAAGACATTTTTAACAGTAAAGAGGTTTTTGCCTCTGGAGTTTTCCCCGGCAACGAACAGCTCGACAATACCATAATTTCACCACTCGAGTTAGCGCAGCAACTTTTGAATCTACCAAAAAATTCGGCTTACCAAATTGTCATCAAGCTAAAAAATCCGGATAATGCTGATCTGGTTAAAGCTGATTTGCAGAACCTTCTGGGCAGTAAATATGAACTGAAGACCAAATCTGAAGAAAACGCCGCTTTCTGGAAAATGATTAATACCGAAAAACTGTTTATTTACATGATTTTTGCGTTGGTTATTTTTATCACTACGTTCAATTTGGCAGGAGCAATCATTATTCTACAGCTCGATAAAAAAGAACAAGCCAGATCATTGATTTCACTAGGAATGAATTTAAAATCTCTTCGCAATATTTATTTCTATACCGGTATTTTAATTGTGCTCTTCGGAATTGTTTGCGGGCTTTTCTTGGGAACTGTTGTAAGTTATCTTCAGATACAGACCGGTTTTTTTAAAGCCGGAGCCAATACGGATCTTGCTTTTCCTGTAAGAATTCGGCTAATTAACTACTTCATTGTTGCCGCAACGGCTGCTGTTTTCGGGCTGTCTATATCATGGATCTTCAGTAAAATCAATAAGTCTTATTTCAAAAACATTTAAGAATTTTTTAATTAAAGCCATTGATTTTTAAGGTTATTTTATTGCTAACTTTGTGCTTTAAAATATTCTTTAAAAATGAAAAAAATTTACACTTTCATACTTTCAGCATTTGTGGTGGCATTCAGTTTTGCCCAAATTCCGGCAGGATATTATAACGGAACCGAAACTTTAACGGGATA
Encoded proteins:
- the mce gene encoding methylmalonyl-CoA epimerase, with protein sequence MKIEHLGIAVKSLKNSDSLFERLLGKPNYKQESVEREGVTTSFYQVGHSKIELLEATNPESPIAKFIDKKGEGIHHIAFGVENIYAEIERLKSKGFVFISEQPKDGADNKLVVFLHPKSTNGVLVELCQEKA
- the rbfA gene encoding 30S ribosome-binding factor RbfA, whose product is MNESNRQRKVAQIIQEDFAELFRKQAAESKQSFLVTVSDVKVTADLSIAKIYLSIFPQEFRQQIMKEIEANKSHYRNFIGQKMGKQVRIIPELNFYLDTSLDDVERIEKELKGEGDNPVL
- a CDS encoding ABC transporter permease, with amino-acid sequence MKNTAFYIATRYLLAKKGSTAVTFITWLAALAMMVAVTAMFIIISVFSGLEDLNQDLIANLHSDLTIKSKQGKTLPDIDKAVKILGSNPQIDHFSKVIEEKVYVKYMENGDIANLRSVDSAYIFVNPIDKSIFYGAYPSFKYSNEILIENKLDNRLSIPVGTETQTSATLMMPKPGTGLISKEEDIFNSKEVFASGVFPGNEQLDNTIISPLELAQQLLNLPKNSAYQIVIKLKNPDNADLVKADLQNLLGSKYELKTKSEENAAFWKMINTEKLFIYMIFALVIFITTFNLAGAIIILQLDKKEQARSLISLGMNLKSLRNIYFYTGILIVLFGIVCGLFLGTVVSYLQIQTGFFKAGANTDLAFPVRIRLINYFIVAATAAVFGLSISWIFSKINKSYFKNI